A section of the Vibrio vulnificus CMCP6 genome encodes:
- a CDS encoding AraC family transcriptional regulator has protein sequence MKYVAVYEPDAQACGILDLQLLNRYLESKVSIDSLLLGSGLSVSQLYTPDTHITLAQKLAIFSNALAHSEEGGLGLRVGQQARFSDFGVLGYAIFSSNTLFDAMMIGFKYLRLAGPVLKKTMGIEGHTGYFRAEQLIDLQSLLPFCCEYWFAAIHSLCEEVMQKPFPSTIIRFPYPEPEYSELYRQIFHCQIEFNSPRLEWQFDARSLQEPLPAANTATLQLCLKSCDEMLEKVSGKASLKEKITQMFVERPGYYPSIETLSAELGMSSRTLRRRLKTEESSYQQILDHVRFHFARHYLASTKMSIEEISERVGFSDSANFRHAFRKWSGASPKQFRQQALTRPELHQQ, from the coding sequence ATGAAATACGTTGCCGTTTATGAACCGGATGCTCAAGCTTGTGGCATTTTAGATCTGCAGCTACTCAACCGCTATTTGGAATCAAAAGTCAGCATTGACTCACTGCTGCTCGGCAGTGGTCTCAGCGTTTCGCAACTCTATACTCCGGACACGCACATCACTCTCGCACAAAAATTGGCGATTTTTAGCAATGCCTTAGCCCATTCAGAAGAGGGCGGATTAGGTCTGCGCGTCGGTCAGCAAGCCCGATTTAGTGATTTTGGCGTGCTGGGTTACGCGATATTTAGCAGCAATACGCTCTTCGACGCGATGATGATTGGTTTTAAGTACCTGCGATTGGCCGGCCCTGTGCTCAAAAAGACCATGGGTATCGAAGGCCATACCGGCTATTTTCGAGCCGAACAATTGATTGATTTGCAATCTCTTTTGCCGTTTTGTTGTGAATATTGGTTTGCTGCAATACACAGCTTATGCGAAGAAGTGATGCAAAAGCCCTTCCCTTCCACGATTATCCGTTTCCCCTATCCCGAACCGGAATACAGTGAACTGTATCGGCAAATATTTCACTGCCAAATCGAGTTTAACAGCCCACGTTTAGAGTGGCAGTTTGATGCTAGGAGTTTGCAAGAGCCTCTTCCCGCGGCCAATACCGCCACACTGCAACTGTGCCTTAAATCGTGCGACGAAATGTTGGAGAAAGTAAGCGGCAAAGCGAGCCTCAAGGAAAAAATCACCCAAATGTTTGTGGAAAGACCAGGGTATTATCCATCTATTGAAACCTTGTCCGCCGAACTTGGCATGTCCTCAAGAACCCTTCGCCGTCGCTTGAAAACAGAAGAGAGTAGCTACCAACAAATCTTAGATCATGTACGCTTCCATTTTGCCCGCCACTACCTTGCTTCCACGAAAATGAGCATTGAAGAGATTTCAGAGCGTGTTGGTTTTTCCGATAGCGCCAATTTCCGTCACGCATTTCGTAAATGGAGCGGCGCGTCACCGAAGCAATTTCGCCAGCAAGCGCTGACTCGCCCTGAGCTTCATCAACAATAA